A single genomic interval of Zonotrichia albicollis isolate bZonAlb1 chromosome 33, bZonAlb1.hap1, whole genome shotgun sequence harbors:
- the ATG101 gene encoding autophagy-related protein 101 isoform X1 — translation MAGRVATMPVVCSAHPRADGMIHFPPPCRQMVGPGRSRCCGPSSAGPAMNCRAEVLEVSVEGRQVEEAMLAVLHTVLLHRSTGKFHYKKEGTYSIGTVGTQDVDCDFIDFAYVRVSSEELDRALRKAVGEFKDALRSSGSDGMGQISLEFYQKKKSRWPFSDECIPWELWTIKVNVVNLANEQERQICREKVGEKLCEKIINIVEVMNRHEYLPKMPTQSEVDNVFDTSLKDVQPYLYKISYQITDSLGTSVTTTMRRLIKDTLAL, via the exons ATGGCCGGAAGGGTGGCTACGATGCCTGTGGTGTGTTCTGCACACCCCCGCGCAGATGGGATGATCCACTTCCCTCCTCCGTGCCGTCAGATGGTCGGGCCGGGGCG CAGCCGCTGCTGTGGCCCCTCCAGCGCCGGCCCCGCCATGAACTGCCGCGCCGAGGTGCTGGAGGTGTCGGTGGAGGGCAGGCAGGTGGAGGAGGCCATGCTGGCCGTGCTCCACACCGTCCTGCTGCACCGCAGCACCGGCAAGTTCCACTACAAGAAGGAGGGCACCTACTCCATTGGCACCGTGGGCACCCAGGACGTGGATTGCGACTTCATCGACTTCGCCTACGTGCGCGTCTCCTCCGAGGAGCTCGACCGCGCTCTCCGCAAGGCTGTGGGGGAGTTTAAG GACGCGCTGCGCAGCTCCGGCTCCGACGGCATGGGGCAGATCTCCCTGGAGTTCTACCAGAAGAAGAAATCCCGGTGGCCCTTCTCGGATGAGTGCATTCCCTGGGAGCTGTGGACCATCAAGGTGAACGTGGTGAACCTGGCCAACGAGCAGGAGCGGCAGATCTGCCGCGAGAAGGTGGGGGAGAAGCTCTGCGAGAAGATCATCAACATCGTGGAGGTGATGAACCGCCACGAGTACCTGCCCAAGATGCCCACCCAGTCCGAGGTGGACAATGTCTTTGACACCAGCCTGAAGGACGTGCAGCCCTACCTGTACAAGATCTCCTACCAGATCACGGACTCCCTGGGCACCTCGGTCACCACCACCATGCGCCGGCTCATCAAGGACACGCTGGCGCTGTAG
- the ATG101 gene encoding autophagy-related protein 101 isoform X2 — translation MAGRVATMPVVCSAHPRADGMIHFPPPCRQMVGPGRRCCGPSSAGPAMNCRAEVLEVSVEGRQVEEAMLAVLHTVLLHRSTGKFHYKKEGTYSIGTVGTQDVDCDFIDFAYVRVSSEELDRALRKAVGEFKDALRSSGSDGMGQISLEFYQKKKSRWPFSDECIPWELWTIKVNVVNLANEQERQICREKVGEKLCEKIINIVEVMNRHEYLPKMPTQSEVDNVFDTSLKDVQPYLYKISYQITDSLGTSVTTTMRRLIKDTLAL, via the exons ATGGCCGGAAGGGTGGCTACGATGCCTGTGGTGTGTTCTGCACACCCCCGCGCAGATGGGATGATCCACTTCCCTCCTCCGTGCCGTCAGATGGTCGGGCCGGGGCG CCGCTGCTGTGGCCCCTCCAGCGCCGGCCCCGCCATGAACTGCCGCGCCGAGGTGCTGGAGGTGTCGGTGGAGGGCAGGCAGGTGGAGGAGGCCATGCTGGCCGTGCTCCACACCGTCCTGCTGCACCGCAGCACCGGCAAGTTCCACTACAAGAAGGAGGGCACCTACTCCATTGGCACCGTGGGCACCCAGGACGTGGATTGCGACTTCATCGACTTCGCCTACGTGCGCGTCTCCTCCGAGGAGCTCGACCGCGCTCTCCGCAAGGCTGTGGGGGAGTTTAAG GACGCGCTGCGCAGCTCCGGCTCCGACGGCATGGGGCAGATCTCCCTGGAGTTCTACCAGAAGAAGAAATCCCGGTGGCCCTTCTCGGATGAGTGCATTCCCTGGGAGCTGTGGACCATCAAGGTGAACGTGGTGAACCTGGCCAACGAGCAGGAGCGGCAGATCTGCCGCGAGAAGGTGGGGGAGAAGCTCTGCGAGAAGATCATCAACATCGTGGAGGTGATGAACCGCCACGAGTACCTGCCCAAGATGCCCACCCAGTCCGAGGTGGACAATGTCTTTGACACCAGCCTGAAGGACGTGCAGCCCTACCTGTACAAGATCTCCTACCAGATCACGGACTCCCTGGGCACCTCGGTCACCACCACCATGCGCCGGCTCATCAAGGACACGCTGGCGCTGTAG
- the ATG101 gene encoding autophagy-related protein 101 isoform X3: MNCRAEVLEVSVEGRQVEEAMLAVLHTVLLHRSTGKFHYKKEGTYSIGTVGTQDVDCDFIDFAYVRVSSEELDRALRKAVGEFKDALRSSGSDGMGQISLEFYQKKKSRWPFSDECIPWELWTIKVNVVNLANEQERQICREKVGEKLCEKIINIVEVMNRHEYLPKMPTQSEVDNVFDTSLKDVQPYLYKISYQITDSLGTSVTTTMRRLIKDTLAL; this comes from the exons ATGAACTGCCGCGCCGAGGTGCTGGAGGTGTCGGTGGAGGGCAGGCAGGTGGAGGAGGCCATGCTGGCCGTGCTCCACACCGTCCTGCTGCACCGCAGCACCGGCAAGTTCCACTACAAGAAGGAGGGCACCTACTCCATTGGCACCGTGGGCACCCAGGACGTGGATTGCGACTTCATCGACTTCGCCTACGTGCGCGTCTCCTCCGAGGAGCTCGACCGCGCTCTCCGCAAGGCTGTGGGGGAGTTTAAG GACGCGCTGCGCAGCTCCGGCTCCGACGGCATGGGGCAGATCTCCCTGGAGTTCTACCAGAAGAAGAAATCCCGGTGGCCCTTCTCGGATGAGTGCATTCCCTGGGAGCTGTGGACCATCAAGGTGAACGTGGTGAACCTGGCCAACGAGCAGGAGCGGCAGATCTGCCGCGAGAAGGTGGGGGAGAAGCTCTGCGAGAAGATCATCAACATCGTGGAGGTGATGAACCGCCACGAGTACCTGCCCAAGATGCCCACCCAGTCCGAGGTGGACAATGTCTTTGACACCAGCCTGAAGGACGTGCAGCCCTACCTGTACAAGATCTCCTACCAGATCACGGACTCCCTGGGCACCTCGGTCACCACCACCATGCGCCGGCTCATCAAGGACACGCTGGCGCTGTAG